The following coding sequences lie in one Dehalobacter sp. 12DCB1 genomic window:
- a CDS encoding type II secretion system F family protein, with product MESILIFSGFCLIFFLVLAILSRKQPSLSQSRIMRSLGRSSVPAENEENQKEKSKKDKNTKDKNKQEKSENSFFRRLIIAFSKNSKETDQKDTELIAAGLKGWSSAEWKALRLILGLCFAIAAAALSFMLSFPILTKIEFPLFCFVIGNIAPNFWLKSKIKQRKGEILRTLPDILDLVMVSVEAGLGFDAAMMKVVEKQKGILAEEFNLVLQEIKIGKPRREALRDMAKKNDVEDLSNVIASLVQADQLGISMGNVLRNQSAQIRLRRKQRIQEAAQKAPVKMMVPLVFFVFPSLFIVILGPAIINIMDILGN from the coding sequence ATGGAGTCAATCTTGATTTTCAGCGGTTTTTGCCTTATTTTCTTCTTAGTCCTGGCGATTCTGTCCAGGAAACAGCCTTCTCTTTCCCAGAGCAGGATTATGCGTTCCCTTGGAAGATCTTCAGTGCCAGCAGAAAATGAAGAAAATCAAAAAGAAAAATCCAAAAAAGACAAAAACACAAAAGATAAAAACAAGCAAGAAAAATCTGAGAACAGTTTTTTTCGCAGATTGATCATTGCCTTCTCAAAAAACAGCAAAGAAACAGACCAGAAAGACACGGAATTAATTGCTGCCGGACTAAAGGGCTGGTCATCAGCTGAATGGAAAGCGCTTAGGTTGATCCTTGGCCTATGCTTTGCAATAGCAGCTGCTGCCTTAAGCTTTATGTTAAGCTTTCCAATCCTTACAAAAATTGAATTCCCATTATTTTGTTTTGTTATTGGAAATATCGCTCCCAATTTCTGGCTTAAATCAAAGATCAAACAACGTAAGGGTGAGATTCTTCGTACGCTTCCTGACATCCTCGATCTCGTTATGGTCAGTGTTGAAGCCGGACTTGGCTTTGATGCAGCCATGATGAAAGTCGTAGAAAAACAAAAAGGCATTCTTGCTGAAGAGTTCAACTTGGTTCTCCAGGAAATCAAAATCGGCAAACCGCGCCGGGAAGCTTTGAGAGATATGGCCAAAAAAAATGACGTAGAGGATTTAAGCAACGTCATTGCCTCATTGGTTCAAGCTGACCAGCTCGGTATCTCTATGGGAAATGTCCTTAGAAACCAGTCGGCGCAAATCCGTTTGAGAAGAAAACAACGCATACAAGAAGCTGCGCAAAAAGCCCCCGTTAAGATGATGGTTCCACTTGTTTTCTTTGTTTTTCCAAGCCTTTTCATCGTGATACTTGGTCCGGCAATCATTAATATCATGGATATTTTGG